The proteins below come from a single Gimesia alba genomic window:
- a CDS encoding threonine ammonia-lyase — MRIPTFQDVQEALPRVRQVLAPTPLYEWPGLSQLTGANFYLKHENHQPVGAFKVRGGINLVSTLSEEERAAGIMGCSTGNHGQSLAYAARKFGAKCTIVVPKNNNPDKVRAIKLLGAEIIEAGEDFDEAKQYLEQKLVDGKRRYIHSANEPLLIAGVGTQAIEIFETLKTPDVILVPVGMGSGVCGTGIVARHLSPTTEIIAVGAANAPANQLSWKAGMLQTTESADTWAEGVATRSGAELTQEIMKSVVDDFLLVSEDEMRIAAYHILKETHNLAEGAGAAALAAVLNNKTRFQGKTVVAILSGGNLNLAELPEILRLGSEQ; from the coding sequence ATGCGAATCCCGACCTTTCAGGATGTTCAGGAAGCATTACCCCGTGTTCGTCAAGTACTGGCACCGACGCCCCTTTATGAATGGCCTGGCTTAAGCCAGTTGACGGGAGCCAATTTTTATTTGAAGCATGAGAATCACCAGCCGGTCGGTGCGTTCAAAGTGCGTGGGGGGATCAATCTGGTCAGTACACTTTCAGAGGAAGAACGTGCTGCAGGGATCATGGGCTGTTCGACCGGCAATCATGGTCAGTCGCTCGCATACGCCGCGCGCAAGTTTGGTGCGAAATGTACAATTGTGGTTCCGAAAAACAATAACCCGGATAAAGTCCGTGCCATCAAACTGCTGGGTGCGGAAATCATCGAAGCAGGAGAAGACTTTGATGAAGCGAAGCAGTATCTGGAACAAAAACTGGTCGATGGAAAACGGCGATACATACATTCCGCCAATGAGCCGCTTCTGATTGCCGGCGTGGGCACTCAGGCCATTGAAATCTTTGAAACGTTGAAGACACCCGATGTGATTCTCGTTCCGGTTGGCATGGGGAGCGGCGTTTGTGGCACAGGCATCGTTGCCAGACACTTAAGTCCGACTACGGAAATCATCGCCGTCGGGGCGGCGAACGCACCAGCCAATCAGTTGTCTTGGAAAGCGGGGATGCTGCAGACGACGGAGTCCGCCGATACCTGGGCTGAGGGAGTGGCTACGCGATCAGGGGCTGAGCTGACGCAGGAAATCATGAAGTCAGTCGTCGATGATTTTCTCCTCGTCAGTGAAGATGAAATGCGGATCGCTGCTTATCATATTCTGAAAGAGACGCACAATCTGGCAGAAGGCGCAGGTGCTGCCGCACTGGCTGCAGTCTTGAACAATAAAACGCGATTTCAAGGTAAGACGGTCGTAGCGATTCTAAGTGGCGGCAATTTGAATCTGGCAGAGCTTCCGGAAATCTTACGCCTCGGTTCAGAGCAGTAA
- a CDS encoding DUF1549 domain-containing protein, which yields MYRLTSRHTLIGLLVCLALPIQVCFAQNQVSFNRDIRPILSRNCFHCHGPDSTHREADLRLDLETGLKSTTDDAAVIHPGKPDQSQLFERISSKDTNLVMPPADSGKSLKPAEIELIKQWIAAGAPWSKHWAYQQPQSSSIPDVKNQSWPVNWIDRFILSRLEQQNLQPAAEADQVTLIRRLSFDLTGLPPTPQAVDQFVKDQSPDAYEKLVDRLLASPHYGERMAIYWLDLVRFADTVGYHGDQDHHISPYRDYVIRAFNENLPFDQFTREQLAGDLLPNPSLQQKIATGYNRVLQTSHEGGVQRKEYLAIYAADRIRNFSGVWMGATMGCCQCHDHKYDPYTTKDFYSLVSFFADIDEDQHLRRGADRIPTIREPEIFLYTDQEKQQISEIEANMKTTQQALKTTKQKEEQKTLKQKLEQLKKDRAAIDKRALKTMITVSIKPREIRILPRGNWLDETGPVVQPAIPEFLGTLKTEKDRLTRLDLANWLSAEDGYGLMLARVMANRFWYLFFGRGIAPVLDDFGGQGGPPHYPELLDQLALKFYKDHWDVKQTIKFIVMSRAYRQSSLETPEQRKLDPFNQRLNRQARFRLPAEMIRDNALTVSGLLVTEIGGPSVKPYQPAGYYRHLNFPKRKYVADTDDRQWRRGLYVHWQRQFLHPMLKAFDAPSREECTAQRPRSNTPIAAMTLLNDPTFVEASRKYAEDVLLNGGDSDAQKIGYAFTKATSRAPENRETEVLLNLLNSNRREYRSQPKAAVELTKSGLAKTNQELNAKELAAWTEVTRALLNLNEVVTRN from the coding sequence ATGTACCGGTTAACATCAAGACATACTTTGATTGGACTGCTTGTCTGTTTGGCGCTCCCCATCCAGGTCTGCTTTGCACAGAATCAAGTCAGTTTCAATCGTGACATTCGTCCGATTCTTTCCCGAAACTGCTTTCATTGCCACGGCCCCGATTCCACACATCGCGAGGCAGACCTCCGTCTGGATCTCGAAACCGGACTCAAATCAACCACAGACGATGCAGCAGTTATTCACCCCGGCAAACCCGATCAAAGTCAGTTATTCGAACGCATCAGTAGTAAAGACACTAATCTGGTCATGCCGCCCGCTGACTCTGGAAAATCGTTGAAACCTGCTGAAATCGAATTGATCAAACAATGGATCGCCGCCGGCGCCCCCTGGTCCAAACACTGGGCCTACCAGCAGCCACAATCATCGTCGATTCCTGACGTCAAAAATCAAAGCTGGCCCGTGAACTGGATTGACCGTTTCATTCTTTCACGTCTCGAACAACAGAACCTGCAGCCCGCCGCGGAAGCCGATCAAGTCACGTTAATCCGTCGTCTCAGTTTTGATCTGACCGGATTGCCACCCACTCCCCAGGCAGTCGATCAGTTTGTCAAGGACCAAAGTCCGGACGCTTACGAAAAACTTGTAGACCGACTCTTGGCTTCTCCCCATTATGGCGAGCGGATGGCGATTTACTGGCTGGATCTGGTCCGCTTTGCGGATACCGTCGGTTATCACGGCGATCAGGACCATCACATCTCCCCCTATCGCGACTATGTGATCCGCGCGTTTAACGAAAATCTTCCCTTCGATCAATTCACCCGCGAGCAGTTAGCGGGAGATTTACTGCCTAATCCCAGCTTGCAGCAAAAAATCGCCACCGGTTATAACCGCGTGCTGCAGACATCTCATGAGGGTGGCGTGCAGCGCAAGGAATATCTGGCGATCTATGCCGCCGATCGCATTCGGAATTTTTCCGGGGTCTGGATGGGCGCCACCATGGGTTGCTGCCAATGCCACGATCACAAGTACGATCCCTATACCACCAAAGACTTTTATTCGCTCGTCTCGTTTTTTGCCGACATCGATGAAGACCAGCATTTGAGGCGCGGTGCAGACCGGATTCCCACGATCAGAGAACCGGAAATCTTTCTCTATACCGATCAGGAAAAACAACAGATCTCAGAAATCGAAGCCAACATGAAAACGACCCAACAGGCTTTGAAAACAACCAAACAAAAGGAAGAACAAAAAACTCTCAAACAAAAACTGGAACAACTGAAAAAAGACCGAGCCGCCATCGATAAACGAGCGCTCAAAACGATGATTACGGTCTCCATCAAACCGAGGGAAATTCGAATTCTGCCTCGCGGCAACTGGCTTGATGAAACCGGCCCCGTCGTTCAGCCCGCTATTCCAGAATTTCTGGGAACGCTGAAAACAGAAAAGGATCGCTTAACTCGCCTGGATCTGGCGAACTGGTTATCAGCTGAAGACGGATACGGCTTAATGTTAGCACGCGTCATGGCAAACCGCTTCTGGTACCTCTTCTTCGGCCGCGGGATCGCTCCCGTACTGGACGATTTTGGAGGACAGGGAGGGCCGCCTCATTATCCGGAACTCCTCGATCAACTGGCACTGAAATTTTACAAAGACCATTGGGACGTCAAGCAGACCATCAAATTCATCGTCATGAGCCGCGCTTATCGGCAGTCTTCTCTCGAAACGCCGGAACAGCGAAAACTGGATCCGTTCAACCAGCGTCTCAATCGACAGGCACGCTTTCGCCTGCCGGCTGAAATGATTCGAGATAACGCACTGACCGTCAGCGGTTTATTAGTCACTGAGATCGGCGGCCCCAGCGTGAAACCCTATCAGCCAGCCGGCTACTATCGTCATTTGAATTTCCCCAAACGGAAATATGTCGCAGATACAGACGACCGCCAATGGCGTCGCGGCCTGTATGTGCATTGGCAACGCCAGTTTCTCCATCCCATGTTAAAAGCCTTCGATGCCCCAAGCCGTGAAGAATGTACGGCGCAGCGTCCCCGATCGAATACTCCGATCGCTGCGATGACTCTGCTGAACGATCCGACTTTTGTAGAAGCCTCGCGTAAGTATGCCGAAGATGTTTTGCTAAACGGTGGCGATTCGGATGCACAAAAAATCGGCTATGCGTTCACGAAAGCAACTTCGCGAGCTCCTGAAAACAGGGAAACGGAAGTACTGCTCAATTTATTAAACTCCAATCGCCGTGAATATCGGTCACAGCCCAAAGCCGCCGTTGAACTGACAAAATCCGGCTTGGCGAAAACGAACCAGGAATTAAACGCCAAAGAACTCGCAGCCTGGACGGAAGTCACACGCGCCTTATTGAACCTGAATGAAGTTGTGACGAGGAACTAA
- a CDS encoding DUF1501 domain-containing protein, with protein sequence MMNLDQIQTSLNRRTFLANSGVGLGAAALSSLLSGESTASAKSPSKPSLVGGLPGLPHFAPKAKRVIFLCMAGGPTHLETFDYKPKLAAMDGKPFPESYTKGQPIAQLQGKELKCQGPLTKFRKYGKNGQEISDFLPWTAKIADDICIIRSMVTEQINHDPAHTFLNTGTAISGRPSMGSWITYGLGSETEELPGFVVLTSVGGRNPQPIASRQWGTGFLPSRYQGVQFNSTGDPVNYLKNPAGVSARQQKELIETVQTLDRFRNQRVDNPEIETRIAAYEMAFKMQTSVPELMDLSGESKQTLEMYGAEPGSGTYATNCLLARRLAERGSRFIHLYHRGWDHHGGLIRYMNTCCGLTDKPTWALINDLKQRGMLDETLVIWGGEFGRTPMFQGKGGAGRDHHIKGFSMWMAGGGIKGGITYGATDELGYNSVEDIVNVRDLHATMLHLLGINHQRFSVEFQGLDTRLTGVEEAHVIKNILT encoded by the coding sequence ATGATGAATCTCGATCAGATACAAACCAGTTTGAACCGTCGCACATTCCTGGCAAATTCCGGTGTCGGTCTGGGAGCGGCGGCACTCAGTTCGCTATTATCCGGTGAATCAACCGCTTCAGCTAAATCACCGTCGAAGCCGTCGCTTGTCGGCGGACTGCCCGGCTTGCCGCATTTCGCCCCCAAAGCCAAACGGGTGATTTTTCTGTGCATGGCCGGAGGTCCCACACACCTGGAAACGTTCGACTATAAACCCAAGCTGGCAGCCATGGATGGAAAACCATTTCCCGAAAGCTACACCAAGGGACAACCGATTGCCCAACTGCAGGGGAAAGAACTGAAATGCCAGGGGCCGTTAACCAAATTTCGTAAGTACGGAAAGAACGGACAGGAGATCAGCGACTTCCTGCCCTGGACGGCAAAAATTGCGGACGACATCTGCATTATTCGCTCGATGGTTACAGAGCAGATCAACCACGATCCTGCGCATACCTTTCTCAACACAGGCACCGCCATCAGCGGGCGGCCCTCCATGGGCTCCTGGATCACTTACGGACTGGGTAGCGAAACAGAAGAACTGCCGGGCTTCGTTGTCCTCACCAGCGTCGGCGGGCGAAATCCGCAACCGATTGCCTCCCGTCAGTGGGGCACCGGTTTCCTCCCCAGTCGCTATCAGGGAGTGCAGTTTAATTCAACGGGTGACCCCGTCAACTACTTAAAGAATCCGGCCGGCGTCAGTGCCCGTCAGCAGAAAGAATTAATCGAAACCGTCCAGACACTCGATCGCTTCCGCAATCAGCGCGTGGACAATCCCGAAATCGAAACTCGCATCGCCGCGTATGAAATGGCATTCAAGATGCAGACCTCAGTCCCCGAACTGATGGACCTGTCCGGCGAATCAAAGCAGACACTGGAAATGTATGGTGCAGAACCAGGATCGGGAACCTACGCCACTAACTGCCTGCTCGCCAGACGGCTGGCCGAGCGAGGCTCTCGTTTTATTCATCTTTATCACCGCGGCTGGGATCATCACGGCGGTCTGATTCGCTATATGAATACCTGTTGTGGCTTAACCGATAAACCAACCTGGGCTCTCATCAATGACCTCAAACAACGTGGCATGCTCGATGAAACCCTCGTAATCTGGGGAGGAGAATTCGGCAGAACTCCCATGTTCCAAGGCAAAGGGGGCGCAGGCCGCGATCACCACATTAAAGGATTTTCCATGTGGATGGCCGGGGGAGGGATAAAAGGCGGAATTACCTATGGTGCAACCGACGAGTTGGGCTATAATTCCGTAGAAGATATCGTAAATGTTCGAGATCTACATGCAACAATGTTACATCTGCTCGGAATCAATCATCAACGATTCAGTGTGGAGTTTCAGGGTCTGGATACCAGACTCACGGGAGTTGAGGAAGCGCACGTCATTAAGAATATTCTTACGTAG